From Chryseobacterium sp. H1D6B, a single genomic window includes:
- the purF gene encoding amidophosphoribosyltransferase has translation MKSLDIHKSEYLKQFKVQPYGRNLFRTQEEERLDAPNEECGIFGLYSDNDLDTFSLSQFGLFALQHRGQEACGISVLKNGRINNLKDEGLVLDVYKEIQDPEAFMGNSAIGHTRYTTAGDKKKYNFQPFFAKNEYDQIILSIAHNGNLTNAKELKAELEAEGVVFRATSDSEVILRLIQKNLDLGLRGAIKATMEKIEGAYSVVGMTRNKFFAFRDFNGIRPLVLGAIDEKTYVVASESVALDAVGAQYVRDILPGEIIYTNENETGLQSYMVNDQGKQRICSFEYIYFARPDSTLENINVYEIREKSGEKIWEQCPVDADIVIGVPDSGVPAAIGFSKASGIPFRPVLIKNRYIGRSFIVPTQEMRERVVNLKLNPIISEIKDKRVVIIDDSIVRGTTSKRLVKILKDAGVKEIHFRSVSPPIIAPCYLGIDTPSKDDLISANMSTEQLRDYLGVDSLEFLSTENLKEILGSSNHCFGCFTEEYPVAKGEEIELFS, from the coding sequence ATGAAAAGTTTAGACATTCATAAAAGTGAATATTTAAAACAGTTTAAAGTACAGCCTTACGGCAGAAATCTTTTCAGAACCCAAGAAGAAGAAAGACTGGATGCTCCCAATGAGGAATGCGGTATTTTCGGATTGTATTCTGATAATGATTTAGATACTTTCTCTCTTTCTCAGTTCGGGCTTTTTGCATTACAGCACAGAGGCCAGGAAGCTTGTGGTATTTCCGTTCTTAAAAATGGAAGAATCAACAACCTGAAAGATGAAGGGCTGGTTTTAGATGTTTATAAAGAGATCCAGGATCCAGAAGCTTTTATGGGGAATTCTGCAATCGGACACACCCGTTACACTACTGCAGGAGACAAAAAGAAGTATAATTTCCAGCCTTTTTTCGCAAAAAACGAATATGACCAGATTATACTTTCAATCGCACATAATGGTAACCTGACCAATGCGAAAGAATTAAAAGCTGAATTAGAAGCTGAAGGTGTTGTTTTCAGAGCGACTTCTGATTCTGAAGTTATTTTAAGATTAATTCAAAAAAATCTTGATCTAGGACTGCGTGGAGCGATAAAAGCAACCATGGAAAAAATAGAAGGAGCTTATTCCGTAGTAGGAATGACTAGAAATAAATTCTTTGCATTCAGAGATTTCAACGGAATTCGTCCGCTCGTTTTAGGAGCTATTGATGAAAAAACATATGTTGTTGCTTCTGAATCGGTAGCGCTAGATGCTGTAGGCGCGCAATATGTACGCGATATTTTACCAGGAGAGATCATTTATACGAATGAAAATGAAACAGGACTTCAGTCTTATATGGTCAATGACCAGGGTAAGCAGAGAATCTGTTCGTTCGAGTATATTTATTTTGCAAGACCTGACTCTACGCTTGAAAACATCAATGTTTATGAGATCAGAGAGAAATCTGGTGAAAAGATCTGGGAACAATGCCCTGTAGATGCTGATATTGTAATTGGAGTTCCGGATTCTGGAGTTCCAGCAGCAATAGGCTTCTCAAAAGCTTCAGGAATCCCTTTCCGTCCGGTTTTGATTAAGAACAGGTACATTGGAAGAAGTTTCATCGTTCCGACTCAGGAAATGAGAGAAAGGGTAGTGAACCTGAAACTGAATCCTATTATTTCTGAGATCAAAGATAAAAGGGTAGTGATCATTGATGATTCAATTGTTCGTGGAACGACCTCTAAAAGACTGGTTAAGATTCTAAAAGATGCAGGGGTAAAAGAAATACATTTCAGAAGTGTTTCGCCGCCTATTATTGCTCCTTGTTATCTAGGAATTGATACTCCGTCAAAAGATGATTTAATTTCTGCAAATATGTCTACTGAACAGCTTAGGGATTATTTAGGAGTAGATTCTTTAGAATTCTTAAGTACAGAAAATCTAAAAGAAATTTTGGGATCTTCTAACCACTGTTTTGGATGCTTTACAGAAGAATACCCAGTAGCAAAAGGGGAAGAAATAGAGTTATTTAGTTAA
- a CDS encoding porin family protein, producing MKKLFLGLAMTTGALAFAQEQVKQVEVVQVVKVVNEKPPIRFGIKAGGNAASFSEQELSLNNQKIGFHAGVFVNIPLSQKFSLQPEVLYNQLGARSVISSTDVTTGSTNVKTKDEYKSTLNYISVPLMVQMRATENFYIEAGPEFSYFLDGKTSGDRTITTTTGGTTVTQTQSHSEDINKDNINKFNVGLGLGLGYDFTHNLGINARYVNSLTDIAKDRPDGQNTVNNRVFQLGLNYKF from the coding sequence ATGAAGAAGTTATTTCTAGGACTAGCAATGACAACAGGAGCATTAGCATTTGCACAAGAGCAGGTAAAACAAGTTGAAGTAGTGCAGGTGGTAAAAGTAGTAAATGAAAAACCACCTATTAGATTTGGTATTAAAGCGGGTGGAAATGCAGCCTCTTTTAGTGAGCAGGAATTAAGTCTTAACAACCAGAAAATAGGATTTCATGCTGGAGTTTTTGTTAATATTCCGCTTTCTCAAAAATTCAGCCTTCAGCCAGAGGTATTGTATAATCAATTAGGAGCTAGAAGTGTAATCTCATCTACAGATGTAACTACAGGTTCTACGAATGTAAAAACTAAGGATGAATATAAATCTACTTTGAATTACATTTCGGTACCATTAATGGTTCAAATGAGAGCTACTGAGAATTTCTATATTGAAGCAGGACCTGAATTCAGTTATTTCTTAGATGGAAAAACATCAGGAGACAGAACAATCACTACAACTACAGGAGGAACTACAGTAACTCAAACTCAGTCACATTCTGAAGATATTAATAAAGACAATATCAATAAATTTAATGTAGGATTGGGACTTGGTTTAGGGTATGATTTTACTCATAACTTAGGAATCAATGCAAGATACGTAAACAGTCTTACAGATATTGCTAAAGACAGACCTGATGGACAGAATACAGTAAATAACAGAGTATTCCAATTAGGTTTGAATTACAAATTCTAA
- a CDS encoding porin family protein, with translation MMKLFLGLAIAGGTFVSAQQVQVQTVKEKQQIRFGIKAGGNAAAFSDQKLSLNNQKIGFHAGALVNIPLTKEFSIQPEVLYNQLGARNSISSTDITTGSTNIKTKDEYKSTLNYISVPLMLHMKPTENFYIEAGPEFSYFLNGKTSGNRTITTTTTGGTTGGGGAKAGSITVTESHSEDINKDNINKFNLGFGLGLGYNFAHNLGVNARYVNSLTDIAKNRPDDQNIVSNRVFQLGLNYKF, from the coding sequence ATGATGAAATTATTTTTAGGACTTGCGATTGCAGGTGGAACATTTGTGTCTGCTCAGCAGGTACAGGTACAAACAGTAAAAGAAAAGCAGCAGATTAGATTTGGTATTAAAGCAGGTGGAAATGCAGCCGCTTTTAGTGATCAGAAATTAAGTCTTAATAATCAAAAAATTGGATTTCACGCTGGTGCTCTTGTCAATATTCCGCTTACTAAAGAATTCAGTATTCAGCCGGAAGTACTTTACAATCAATTGGGTGCAAGAAACAGTATCTCATCTACAGATATAACCACGGGGTCTACAAATATAAAAACAAAGGATGAATATAAATCCACTTTAAATTATATTTCAGTTCCATTGATGCTTCATATGAAGCCTACTGAGAATTTCTACATTGAGGCGGGACCTGAATTTAGTTATTTCTTAAATGGAAAAACTTCAGGCAACAGAACAATCACTACAACAACTACTGGAGGAACTACAGGAGGAGGCGGAGCAAAAGCCGGGAGTATAACTGTTACTGAGTCACATTCCGAAGACATCAATAAAGACAATATCAATAAGTTTAATCTAGGATTCGGGCTTGGTTTAGGATATAATTTCGCTCATAATCTAGGAGTCAATGCGAGATATGTAAACAGTCTTACAGACATTGCTAAAAACAGACCTGATGACCAAAATATAGTATCTAACAGAGTATTCCAGTTAGGATTGAACTACAAATTTTAA